From a region of the Castanea sativa cultivar Marrone di Chiusa Pesio chromosome 10, ASM4071231v1 genome:
- the LOC142613929 gene encoding uncharacterized protein LOC142613929: protein MAFRPFYERGFQPNVSSTEDIHLNTNWEDVICPICLDFPHNGVLLQCSSYEKGCRPFVCDTDHLHSNCLDRFKSAYGMSSPSTSDVTPAESTEPVVSEACKPSCPLCRGEVTGWVVVDKARLYLDEKKRCCEEHQCKFMGTYTELQKHAQLEHPHARPSKIDPARQLDWENFQQSSEIIDVLSTIHSEVPRGVVLGDYVIEYGDDETGDEFEDFPGDEGNWWTSCILYQVFDNIRNSRNRRRSRVSDTRRGNRRISYDTSNSDEGSVTSVDYSEYRVDETDDEFVSTNVPSRGSSNHRSSRRRRSRFYDN, encoded by the exons ATGGCCTTTAGACCTTTTTACGAAAGAGGGTTCCAACCCAATGTATCCAGTACGGAGGATATTCATTTAAATACCAATTGGGAAGATGTGATTTGCCCTATATGCTTGGATTTCCCTCATAATGGTGTACTTCTGCAATGCTCATCCTATGAGAAAGGATGTCGTCCTTTTGTGTGTGACACAGATCACTTGCACTCAAATTGCTTGGACCGTTTCAAAAGTGCTTATGGTATGTCATCACCTTCAACATCTGATGTAACTCCTGCAGAGAGCACTGAGCCAGTGGTATCTGAAGCCTGTAAACCAAGTTGTCCCTTGTGTAGAGGAGAGGTTACTGGGTGGGTTGTTGTTGACAAGGCCCGTCTATATCTGGATGAGAAGAAGCGTTGTTGTGAGGAGCATCAATGTAAATTTATGGGAACTTACACAGAGCTACAAAAACATGCTCAACTGGAGCATCCTCATGCTCGTCCATCAAAGATTGATCCCGCTCGGCAGCTTGATTGGGAGAATTTCCAGCAGTCCTCAGAGATCATAGATGTTTTGAGCACTATTCATTCAGAAGTCCCACGCGGGGTGGTTCTAGGAGACTATGTAATTGAATATGGGGATGATGAAACTGGAGATGAGTTTGAGGACTTTCCTGGGGATGAAGGGAACTGGTGGACCTCTTGTATCTTGTATCAGGTGTTTGATAACATTAGGAATTCTAGAAACAGAAGAAGGTCAAGAGTTAGTGATACAAGAAGGGGGAATCGACGTATAAGTTATGATACTTCCAATTCTGATGAGGGTTCTGTAACATCTGTAGATTATTCTGAGTATAGGGTAGATGAGACTGATGATGAATTTGTGAGTACAAATGTTCCCTCAAGGGGTAGCTCCAATCATCGCAG TTCTCGAAGACGCCGTTCCCGCTTCTATGACAATTAG